One Thauera sp. K11 DNA window includes the following coding sequences:
- a CDS encoding glycoside hydrolase family 13 protein, whose product MDSDGDGIGDLGGITARLDYLSWLGIGVIWLCPIFRSPNDDNGYDISDYQDIMAEFGTMADFDRLLAEAHRRGMRVILDLVLNHTSDEHPWFIESRSSRDDPRRDWYIWRNGRRGREPNNWASIFEGSAWTLDPATGQYYLHLFSARQPDLDWENPALRRAMYDMVRWWLDKGIDGFRIDAISHLKKAPGLPDLPNPHRLRYVPSYPMHMNRPGVLDFVDELSRETFRHYDIMTVGEANGVSPDEAVEWVGAARRRLSMILQFEHWTLWSRDPHAELDVVAVKRIFTRWQRALHGRGWNALYLENHDLPRVLSRWGDPRHHRFASATALATMYFLMEGTPFIYQGQELGMANTVFHSLAEFDDVFARNRIAQMRAEGRDDDHILAELALTARDNSRTPMPWSDGDNAGFSPATPWLPVNPEYREVNVARQRGAADSVLHFYRRLIALRAAEPALIHGRYALLLERNRQIYAYTRTLDGRGFLILCNLTRREAHYRHHRLPLRHDALVLANHEVPAHPAITRCVLRPFEARVYRIDAA is encoded by the coding sequence ATGGACTCCGATGGCGACGGCATCGGCGATCTCGGCGGTATCACCGCGCGGCTCGACTACCTGTCGTGGCTGGGCATCGGCGTCATCTGGCTGTGCCCGATCTTCCGTTCGCCCAACGACGACAACGGCTACGACATCAGCGACTACCAGGACATCATGGCCGAATTCGGCACCATGGCCGATTTCGACCGCCTGCTCGCCGAGGCGCATCGCCGCGGCATGCGGGTGATCCTCGACCTCGTCCTCAACCACACCAGCGACGAGCATCCGTGGTTCATCGAGTCGCGTTCGTCGCGCGACGACCCCCGCCGGGACTGGTACATCTGGCGCAACGGCCGCAGGGGACGCGAGCCGAACAACTGGGCGAGCATCTTCGAGGGCTCCGCCTGGACGCTCGACCCGGCGACCGGCCAGTATTACCTGCACCTGTTTTCCGCGCGCCAGCCCGATCTCGACTGGGAAAACCCCGCGCTGCGCCGGGCGATGTACGACATGGTGCGCTGGTGGCTGGACAAGGGCATCGACGGCTTTCGCATCGACGCGATCAGCCACCTGAAGAAGGCCCCCGGCCTGCCCGACCTCCCCAACCCGCACAGGCTGCGCTACGTGCCCTCCTACCCGATGCACATGAACCGGCCCGGCGTGCTCGATTTCGTCGATGAGCTGTCGCGCGAGACCTTCCGGCACTACGACATCATGACCGTCGGCGAGGCCAACGGCGTGTCGCCGGACGAGGCGGTGGAGTGGGTGGGCGCCGCGCGCAGGCGGCTGAGCATGATCCTGCAGTTCGAGCACTGGACGCTGTGGTCGCGCGACCCGCATGCCGAACTCGACGTCGTCGCCGTCAAGCGCATCTTCACCCGCTGGCAGCGTGCCCTCCACGGCCGCGGCTGGAACGCGCTCTACCTGGAGAACCACGACCTGCCGCGCGTACTGTCGCGCTGGGGCGACCCGCGACACCACCGTTTCGCGAGCGCCACCGCGCTGGCGACGATGTATTTCCTGATGGAAGGCACGCCCTTCATCTACCAGGGCCAGGAACTCGGCATGGCCAACACCGTGTTCCACAGCCTGGCCGAATTCGACGACGTCTTCGCGCGCAACCGCATTGCACAGATGCGGGCCGAGGGGCGCGACGACGACCACATCCTGGCCGAACTCGCCCTCACCGCCCGCGACAACTCGCGCACCCCCATGCCGTGGAGCGACGGCGACAACGCCGGCTTCAGCCCGGCGACGCCGTGGCTGCCTGTCAATCCGGAATACCGCGAAGTGAACGTCGCCCGCCAGCGTGGCGCGGCGGACTCGGTGCTGCATTTCTACCGCCGCCTGATCGCCCTGCGCGCCGCCGAGCCGGCACTGATCCACGGCCGATACGCGCTGCTGCTGGAAAGGAACCGCCAGATCTACGCCTACACGCGCACGCTGGACGGGCGAGGCTTCCTGATCCTGTGCAACCTGACGCGCCGCGAAGCGCATTATCGCCACCACCGCCTGCCCCTGCGGCACGACGCACTGGTGCTGGCAAACCACGAAGTGCCCGCCCATCCGGCCATCACCCGGTGCGTGCTGCGGCCCTTCGAGGCGCGCGTCTATCGCATCGATGCCGCGTGA
- a CDS encoding DUF2242 domain-containing protein, with protein sequence MSRVSSRLFPMVCAGLTFAGCASPPPPVYRGETFQPDSPFVTWIARDPIGACELGKRALLSQGYRIDDADPTRIRGEKFFQPRSDRGVTLGITLFCLPSSLGAAVYANGLETRYELKSAASSTAVNVAGIGGISLPWASDKEALVKVGEETISDAGFYKRLFGLIEGLASGTMPSPTEDAGGG encoded by the coding sequence ATGTCCCGAGTATCAAGCCGCCTGTTCCCGATGGTCTGCGCCGGGCTGACCTTCGCGGGATGTGCGTCGCCGCCGCCCCCGGTCTATCGCGGCGAAACCTTCCAGCCGGATTCGCCGTTCGTGACCTGGATCGCGCGCGACCCCATCGGCGCCTGCGAACTGGGCAAGCGCGCCCTGCTCAGCCAGGGCTACCGCATCGACGATGCAGATCCGACGCGCATCCGCGGCGAGAAGTTCTTCCAGCCCAGGTCGGACCGCGGGGTGACGCTGGGCATCACGCTGTTCTGCCTGCCCAGCAGCCTCGGTGCCGCGGTATACGCCAACGGGCTGGAGACGCGCTACGAACTCAAGTCGGCGGCCAGCAGCACCGCCGTCAACGTCGCAGGCATAGGCGGCATCTCGCTTCCCTGGGCGTCGGACAAGGAGGCTCTCGTCAAGGTGGGCGAGGAGACGATCTCCGATGCCGGCTTCTACAAACGCCTGTTCGGACTGATCGAAGGGCTCGCCAGCGGCACGATGCCTTCGCCCACGGAGGACGCGGGCGGCGGCTAG
- a CDS encoding YihY/virulence factor BrkB family protein, with product MRGFAQYWLGVLKDTVRIWLEAQSFMHAAALAFFTLFSVAPVVIVAVTIVGLALGEQAAQGQIAQQLESTIGTEAATAIQTAVEGSRIERSGILPSLAGLGAMLFGATTVFAQMQTALNAIWGVAPRPTRSSIFLYVKTRLLSLTVVLAIGFVLLVSLLLSLAVRTLIVFAQAWLPVPPTLLLGVDTLVSVAVISLLFGTIFRVLPDVILSWRDVWLGALVTALLFGLGRSLIALYLSTTATASAYGAAGSLVLLLMWVNYSSLILLFGAAFTRANVEAQGRLVRPRMTAIRMHRQLVEEEAAPPV from the coding sequence ATGCGCGGATTCGCTCAATACTGGCTCGGCGTGCTGAAGGACACCGTGCGCATCTGGCTCGAGGCACAGTCCTTCATGCATGCGGCGGCGCTCGCCTTCTTCACGCTGTTCTCGGTCGCGCCGGTCGTCATCGTGGCGGTGACGATCGTCGGCCTGGCGCTCGGCGAGCAGGCCGCGCAAGGGCAGATCGCGCAGCAACTGGAATCGACGATCGGCACCGAGGCCGCCACCGCGATCCAGACCGCGGTCGAGGGCAGCCGCATCGAGCGCAGCGGCATCCTGCCGTCACTGGCCGGACTCGGTGCGATGCTGTTCGGCGCCACCACCGTGTTCGCGCAGATGCAGACCGCGCTCAACGCCATCTGGGGCGTGGCGCCCCGCCCCACCCGAAGCAGCATCTTCCTTTACGTGAAGACGCGCCTGCTGTCCCTCACGGTGGTGCTCGCGATCGGCTTCGTGCTGCTGGTATCGCTGCTGCTGAGCCTCGCCGTCCGCACGCTGATCGTCTTCGCCCAGGCATGGCTGCCGGTGCCGCCCACCCTGCTGCTGGGTGTCGACACCCTCGTATCGGTCGCCGTGATCAGCCTGCTGTTCGGCACGATCTTCCGCGTACTGCCGGACGTGATCCTGAGCTGGCGCGACGTCTGGCTGGGTGCGTTGGTCACCGCCCTGCTCTTCGGCCTCGGCCGCAGCCTGATCGCGCTCTACCTGTCGACGACCGCGACCGCCTCCGCCTACGGCGCCGCCGGCTCGCTGGTGCTGCTCCTGATGTGGGTGAACTACTCTTCGCTGATCCTGCTCTTCGGCGCCGCCTTCACCCGCGCGAACGTAGAAGCGCAGGGACGGCTGGTCCGGCCGCGGATGACGGCGATCCGCATGCACCGCCAACTCGTCGAAGAGGAAGCCGCCCCGCCGGTGTAA
- a CDS encoding DnaJ C-terminal domain-containing protein, which yields MNDAYTLLGLHPGVAQKDIKRAFRRLAMQWHPDRNPDPAALEHFKALRAAYERLLASAESGPAAETGTDAPQDTHPAGGDASPGADRRQDLSLTIEEAWLGCEKPVKIAREAECATCGGSGEEALAHTQLCKDCHGSGRVRVGGNLERCKVCAGRGYRTQRTCTDCEGSGRTQAWRTLAVKVPPGLLGGDELRIAGAGEPSPHPDGASGDLRLRVLIAAHDLYRLEGRDLRVSRPVGALRMLAGGDIEVPVPGGSVRLHVEAGKAAPRELRVDGAGFPAGRGQPAGALIVELRPVAPEACDKHQRQVLEELDAELSRKAKRHYPELAEWETNWLPSRQPGRT from the coding sequence ATGAACGACGCATACACCCTCCTCGGCCTGCATCCGGGCGTCGCCCAGAAGGACATCAAGCGGGCATTCCGGCGGCTTGCCATGCAATGGCACCCCGACCGGAATCCCGACCCCGCTGCGCTGGAGCATTTCAAGGCCCTGCGTGCCGCCTACGAGCGCCTGCTGGCCAGCGCCGAGTCCGGCCCCGCCGCCGAAACCGGGACCGATGCGCCGCAGGACACCCATCCCGCCGGCGGCGATGCGTCGCCGGGCGCGGACCGCCGCCAGGATCTGTCACTGACGATAGAGGAAGCCTGGCTGGGGTGCGAAAAGCCGGTGAAGATCGCGCGCGAGGCGGAGTGCGCCACCTGCGGCGGCAGCGGCGAGGAAGCGCTTGCCCACACGCAGCTGTGCAAGGACTGCCACGGATCGGGCCGCGTCCGGGTGGGCGGCAACCTGGAGCGCTGCAAAGTCTGCGCCGGACGGGGCTACAGGACGCAGCGCACCTGTACCGACTGCGAGGGCAGCGGCCGCACGCAGGCGTGGCGTACCCTCGCCGTGAAGGTTCCGCCGGGACTGCTGGGCGGCGACGAATTGCGCATCGCCGGCGCGGGAGAACCTTCGCCCCATCCGGACGGAGCGAGCGGCGATCTCAGGCTGCGGGTGCTCATCGCGGCGCACGACCTGTATCGCCTCGAGGGGCGCGATCTGAGAGTGTCGCGGCCGGTCGGCGCTCTGCGCATGCTCGCCGGCGGCGACATCGAGGTGCCGGTGCCCGGAGGCTCGGTCCGCCTGCATGTGGAAGCCGGCAAGGCGGCACCGCGCGAACTGCGTGTCGACGGCGCGGGTTTTCCCGCTGGCCGCGGCCAGCCCGCCGGCGCCCTGATCGTCGAACTGCGGCCCGTGGCACCCGAAGCTTGCGACAAGCATCAGAGGCAGGTCCTGGAGGAACTGGACGCCGAGCTTTCGCGCAAGGCGAAACGGCATTACCCCGAACTGGCCGAGTGGGAAACGAACTGGCTACCTTCCCGGCAGCCGGGACGTACCTGA
- the serS gene encoding serine--tRNA ligase has translation MLDVLLLRNQIDTVASRLASRGLELDTAAFVALEEERKALQTRTQELQARRNALSKQIGMLKGKGEDASAVLAEVGQLGEELKRCEQTLPLLLEKLDDFLLGLPNLPHESVPVGDDETGNVEVRRWGTPAGFDFEVRDHVELGTGLGLDFDTGARLSGSRFTFMRGKVARLHRALAQFMLDVQTGEHGYTECYTPYIVNREILVGTGQLPKFRDDMFWVLRGGDEESTEQYLISTSEISLTNSVREQVLALDALPVKLTAHSPCFRSEAGSAGRDTRGMIRQHQFDKVEMVQIVHPEKSYEALEEMVGHAEAVLQKLGLPYRVVALCTGDMGFSSAKTYDLEVWLPAQNTYREISSCSNCEAFQARRMQARFKNAGGKNELVHTLNGSGLAVGRTLVAVLENYQQADGSVVVPKALVPYMGGIEVLEPAL, from the coding sequence ATGCTCGACGTCCTACTTCTTCGCAATCAGATCGACACGGTCGCAAGCCGGCTCGCCAGTCGTGGTCTCGAACTCGATACCGCCGCCTTCGTGGCGCTGGAGGAAGAGCGCAAGGCGCTGCAGACCCGTACGCAGGAACTGCAGGCGCGCCGCAACGCGCTGTCCAAGCAGATCGGCATGCTGAAAGGCAAGGGCGAGGATGCGTCGGCGGTGCTGGCCGAGGTCGGGCAACTGGGCGAGGAACTCAAGCGCTGCGAGCAGACCTTGCCGCTCCTGCTCGAAAAGCTGGACGACTTCCTGCTCGGGCTGCCCAATCTGCCGCACGAGAGCGTACCGGTCGGCGACGACGAGACCGGCAACGTCGAAGTGCGCCGCTGGGGCACGCCCGCCGGCTTCGATTTCGAGGTGCGCGACCACGTCGAACTGGGCACCGGGCTGGGCCTGGACTTCGACACCGGGGCCCGGCTGTCCGGCTCCCGCTTCACCTTCATGCGTGGCAAGGTTGCCAGGCTGCATCGCGCACTCGCCCAGTTCATGCTCGACGTGCAGACCGGCGAGCACGGCTATACGGAGTGCTACACGCCCTACATCGTCAATCGCGAGATCCTCGTGGGCACGGGCCAGTTGCCCAAGTTCCGCGACGACATGTTCTGGGTGCTGCGCGGCGGCGACGAGGAATCGACCGAGCAGTACCTGATCTCGACCTCCGAGATTTCACTGACGAACAGCGTGCGCGAGCAGGTGCTGGCGCTCGATGCGCTGCCGGTCAAGCTGACGGCGCACAGCCCGTGCTTCCGCTCCGAAGCGGGCAGCGCAGGGCGCGATACGCGCGGCATGATCCGCCAGCATCAGTTCGACAAGGTCGAGATGGTGCAGATCGTTCATCCGGAAAAAAGCTACGAGGCGCTCGAGGAGATGGTGGGGCACGCCGAGGCGGTGCTGCAAAAGCTCGGGCTGCCCTACCGGGTGGTCGCGCTGTGCACCGGCGACATGGGATTTTCGTCGGCGAAGACCTACGACCTCGAGGTCTGGCTGCCGGCGCAGAACACCTACCGCGAAATCTCGAGCTGCTCCAACTGCGAGGCTTTCCAGGCGCGGCGCATGCAGGCGCGGTTCAAGAACGCCGGCGGCAAGAACGAACTCGTGCACACCCTGAACGGCTCGGGTCTCGCCGTGGGCCGCACCCTGGTGGCGGTGCTCGAGAACTATCAGCAGGCCGACGGTTCGGTGGTGGTGCCCAAGGCGCTGGTGCCGTACATGGGCGGCATCGAGGTGCTGGAACCGGCGCTCTGA
- a CDS encoding replication-associated recombination protein A, with protein sequence MTDLFEDLEPPRVPLAERMRPKSLDEVAGQAHLLGPGKPLRLAFAARKPHSMILWGPPGVGKTTLARLMAQGFDAEFVALSAVFSGVKEIREAIQQAQAAKARGRHTILFVDEVHRFNKAQQDAFLPFVEQGLVTFIGATTENPSFEVNSALLSRAAVYVLEPLDTEAMTLLFERACALACPALHFDEGARDRLIGFADGDARRLMNIIEQVQTAAETAGVDPVTPDFVDDALSRNLRRFDKGGEAFYDQISALHKSVRGSHPDAALYWMCRMLDGGADPHYLGRRLVRMAVEDVGLADPRALEIALNACATYERLGSPEGELALAEAVVFLACAAKSNAVYKAYNAARAFVQQDGSRPVPLHLRNAPTRLMKELGYGRAYRYAHDESDAYAAGERYLPEGMAEPGWYQPVPRGLEIRIAEKLARLRALDRDADARCKGDAARDEPVSGEADDRP encoded by the coding sequence ATGACCGATCTTTTCGAGGACCTGGAACCGCCGCGCGTACCGCTCGCGGAGCGCATGCGCCCGAAGAGCCTCGACGAAGTCGCCGGCCAGGCGCATCTGCTCGGCCCCGGCAAGCCGCTGCGGCTCGCGTTCGCGGCGCGCAAGCCGCATTCGATGATCCTGTGGGGGCCGCCCGGGGTGGGCAAGACCACGCTCGCGCGGCTCATGGCGCAGGGATTCGATGCCGAGTTCGTGGCGCTGTCGGCGGTGTTCTCCGGCGTGAAGGAGATCCGCGAGGCCATACAGCAGGCCCAGGCGGCCAAGGCGCGCGGACGGCACACCATCCTTTTCGTCGACGAGGTGCATCGTTTCAACAAGGCGCAGCAGGACGCCTTCCTGCCTTTCGTCGAGCAGGGGCTGGTCACCTTCATCGGCGCCACCACCGAGAATCCGTCCTTCGAGGTCAATTCGGCGCTGCTGTCGCGTGCCGCCGTCTATGTGCTCGAGCCGCTCGATACGGAGGCGATGACGCTCCTGTTCGAGCGCGCCTGCGCGCTGGCCTGCCCCGCGCTCCACTTCGACGAAGGTGCGCGCGACCGCCTGATCGGCTTTGCCGACGGCGATGCCCGGCGGCTGATGAACATCATCGAGCAGGTGCAGACCGCGGCGGAAACCGCCGGGGTGGACCCGGTCACGCCGGACTTCGTCGACGATGCGCTGTCGCGCAACCTGCGCCGCTTCGACAAGGGCGGCGAGGCTTTCTACGATCAGATTTCGGCGCTTCACAAGTCGGTGCGGGGTTCGCATCCCGATGCCGCGCTCTACTGGATGTGCCGGATGCTCGACGGGGGAGCGGATCCGCATTATCTCGGACGGCGCCTGGTGCGAATGGCGGTCGAGGACGTCGGACTGGCCGATCCGCGAGCTCTCGAAATCGCGCTGAACGCCTGTGCCACCTACGAGCGCCTGGGTTCCCCCGAAGGCGAACTCGCGCTTGCCGAGGCAGTGGTGTTCCTTGCCTGCGCGGCGAAGTCGAACGCGGTGTACAAAGCCTACAACGCGGCGCGTGCGTTCGTGCAGCAGGATGGATCGCGGCCGGTGCCGCTGCATCTGCGCAACGCCCCGACCCGCCTGATGAAGGAACTCGGCTACGGCAGGGCCTACCGCTACGCGCATGACGAATCCGACGCCTATGCCGCGGGCGAGCGCTACTTGCCCGAAGGCATGGCGGAGCCCGGCTGGTATCAGCCCGTCCCGCGTGGGCTGGAGATCCGGATCGCGGAAAAACTCGCGCGCCTGCGCGCCCTGGATCGGGACGCAGACGCGCGTTGCAAGGGAGATGCAGCGAGGGACGAGCCGGTCAGTGGGGAAGCGGATGATCGGCCATGA
- the lolA gene encoding outer membrane lipoprotein chaperone LolA — protein sequence MNARRRNPAWSVARRVLPGVAMILVAGAAAAADAVAQLRQFVSVTRSAEGEFEQIVTAKSGRRPQQSAGRFAFARPGKFRWEYEKPYPQLLVGDGERMWTWDRDLNQVTVRRIGDALGATPAAILFGSGSLDDNFVLTDAGSGDGLSWVEARPKRAEGAFDSLRIGLSGSELKRMEMQDNFGQITLISFTRLRPNPPQDEGRFHFVPPAGADVIGEASDPAAQPR from the coding sequence ATGAATGCAAGGCGCAGGAATCCGGCCTGGTCCGTCGCCCGCCGTGTGCTGCCAGGCGTCGCGATGATCCTGGTCGCCGGTGCGGCGGCAGCGGCCGACGCGGTTGCGCAGTTGCGCCAGTTCGTCTCGGTGACGCGCAGTGCCGAGGGCGAGTTCGAACAGATCGTGACCGCGAAGTCGGGCCGCAGGCCGCAGCAGTCCGCCGGCCGCTTCGCCTTCGCCCGGCCCGGCAAGTTCCGCTGGGAATACGAGAAGCCCTATCCGCAACTGCTCGTCGGTGACGGCGAACGCATGTGGACGTGGGACCGCGACCTGAATCAGGTCACCGTGCGCCGGATCGGCGATGCCCTCGGCGCCACGCCGGCGGCGATCCTGTTCGGGAGCGGCTCGCTGGACGACAATTTCGTGCTGACCGACGCCGGCAGCGGCGATGGCCTGAGCTGGGTGGAGGCGCGGCCGAAACGCGCCGAAGGCGCCTTCGATTCCTTGCGCATCGGCCTTTCCGGCAGCGAACTCAAGCGCATGGAGATGCAGGACAACTTCGGCCAGATCACGCTGATCAGCTTCACGCGGCTGCGTCCGAACCCTCCGCAGGACGAGGGTCGCTTCCACTTCGTCCCGCCCGCCGGCGCTGACGTGATCGGTGAGGCATCCGACCCGGCCGCGCAGCCGCGCTGA
- a CDS encoding DNA translocase FtsK has product MLSRSSHRSQPLPEKISLLLQEARWLILGVMSLYVGLVLLGYSKTDPGWSHASSVERVANPGGRFGAWLADLLLYLFGISAWWWVVFLAYGLIWGFRRLKNRLTLDRRSFFFVLLGFFVVLLASSALEFLRFHSHGGAVPLAPGGLIGMELGQLIQRYFGFTGGTLLLLAALASGLSLFTGVSWLAFVEQVGLALEQAVAAVQEAWQRWQDRRAGRQVAQRREAVVETRRRKTEQAAPAPLRIEPPVAAVPKSERVERERQQPLFSDEAVGAIPPVALLDPASSDVEPPSAEALEFTSRLIETKLADFGVEVKVIAAYPGPVITRYEIEPAVGVKGSQVVNLGKDLARALSLVSVRVVETVPGKSCMALELPNSKRQMVRLSEIVGSKAYHDMSSPLTVVLGKDIGGQPVVADLAKMPHLLVAGTTGSGKSVGINAMILSLLYKSEPERVRLIMVDPKMLELSIYEGIPHLLAPVVTDMKHAANALNWCVTEMDKRYKLMAAVGVRNLAGFNKAVQEARKAEAPLTNPFSISPENPEPLEPLPYIVVVVDELADLMMVVGKKVEELIARLAQKARAAGIHLILATQRPSVDVITGLIKANVPTRIAFQVSSKIDSRTILDQMGAEALLGMGDMLYLAPGTGLPIRVHGAFVADDEVHKVVDHLKRVGPPDYVDGILAAAEDDLDGAIGAGGEGGDGEADPLYDQAVEVVVKTRRPSISLVQRHLRIGYNRAARLIEQMERAGLVSPMGSNGNREVIVPAKESE; this is encoded by the coding sequence ATGCTGTCTCGCTCGTCGCACCGTTCCCAGCCCCTCCCCGAAAAGATTTCCCTGCTGCTGCAGGAGGCACGCTGGCTGATTCTGGGCGTCATGTCGCTGTACGTCGGGCTGGTCCTGCTGGGCTACAGCAAGACCGATCCGGGCTGGTCGCATGCCTCCTCGGTGGAGCGCGTCGCCAACCCGGGCGGGCGCTTCGGTGCCTGGCTGGCCGACCTCCTGCTGTATCTGTTCGGAATTTCGGCGTGGTGGTGGGTGGTCTTCCTCGCCTACGGGCTGATATGGGGATTCCGCCGGCTGAAGAATCGCCTGACGCTGGACCGCAGGTCGTTCTTTTTCGTCCTGCTCGGCTTCTTCGTCGTGCTGCTTGCCAGCAGTGCGCTGGAGTTCCTTCGTTTCCACAGCCATGGCGGCGCGGTTCCGCTCGCGCCGGGCGGTCTGATCGGGATGGAACTGGGGCAACTGATCCAGCGCTATTTCGGCTTCACCGGCGGCACCTTGCTGCTCCTGGCGGCGCTGGCTTCCGGTTTGTCGTTGTTCACCGGCGTGTCCTGGCTCGCGTTCGTCGAGCAGGTGGGGCTGGCGCTCGAGCAGGCGGTAGCGGCCGTGCAGGAGGCTTGGCAGCGCTGGCAGGACAGGCGGGCCGGGCGGCAGGTCGCGCAGCGGCGCGAGGCGGTCGTGGAGACGCGCCGGCGCAAGACCGAGCAGGCCGCCCCGGCGCCGCTTCGCATCGAGCCGCCGGTGGCCGCCGTGCCGAAATCCGAGCGTGTGGAGAGGGAGCGCCAGCAGCCCCTGTTCTCCGACGAGGCGGTGGGAGCGATCCCGCCGGTCGCGCTGCTCGATCCCGCCTCGTCCGACGTCGAGCCGCCGTCGGCCGAGGCGCTCGAATTCACCTCGCGCCTGATCGAGACCAAGCTGGCCGATTTCGGTGTCGAAGTGAAGGTCATCGCCGCCTATCCTGGCCCGGTGATCACCCGCTACGAGATCGAGCCCGCGGTGGGCGTGAAGGGCAGCCAGGTGGTCAACCTGGGCAAGGATCTCGCTCGCGCCCTGTCGCTGGTGTCGGTGCGCGTCGTCGAGACGGTGCCCGGCAAGTCGTGCATGGCGCTGGAACTGCCCAACTCCAAGCGGCAGATGGTCCGGCTGTCCGAGATCGTCGGCTCCAAGGCGTACCACGACATGAGTTCGCCGCTCACGGTGGTGCTGGGCAAGGACATCGGCGGGCAGCCGGTCGTCGCCGACCTGGCCAAGATGCCGCACCTGCTCGTGGCCGGTACGACCGGCTCGGGCAAGTCGGTGGGCATCAACGCGATGATCCTGTCGCTGCTGTACAAGAGCGAGCCCGAGCGGGTGCGCCTCATCATGGTCGACCCGAAGATGCTGGAACTGTCGATCTACGAAGGCATTCCCCATCTGCTCGCGCCCGTCGTCACCGACATGAAGCACGCGGCCAACGCGCTCAACTGGTGCGTGACCGAGATGGACAAGCGCTACAAGCTGATGGCAGCGGTCGGCGTGCGCAACCTGGCGGGGTTCAACAAGGCCGTGCAGGAGGCGCGCAAGGCCGAGGCGCCGCTGACGAATCCCTTCTCCATCAGCCCCGAGAACCCCGAGCCGCTCGAACCGCTGCCCTACATCGTCGTCGTCGTTGATGAGCTTGCCGACCTGATGATGGTGGTCGGGAAGAAGGTCGAGGAACTCATCGCCCGCCTGGCGCAGAAGGCGCGCGCGGCGGGCATCCACCTGATCCTCGCGACGCAGCGTCCGTCGGTGGATGTGATCACCGGCCTCATCAAGGCGAACGTGCCGACGCGGATCGCTTTCCAGGTTTCGTCCAAGATCGATTCGCGCACCATCCTCGACCAGATGGGGGCGGAAGCGCTGCTGGGGATGGGCGACATGCTGTACCTGGCCCCCGGCACCGGCCTGCCGATTCGCGTGCATGGCGCCTTCGTGGCGGACGACGAGGTGCACAAGGTGGTGGACCACCTGAAGCGCGTCGGCCCGCCGGACTACGTGGATGGCATCCTTGCGGCGGCGGAGGACGACCTCGACGGGGCCATCGGCGCCGGCGGGGAGGGCGGCGACGGCGAGGCCGATCCGCTCTACGACCAGGCGGTCGAGGTCGTCGTGAAGACGCGCAGACCGTCGATCTCGCTGGTGCAGCGCCATTTGCGGATCGGTTACAACCGCGCAGCACGTCTCATTGAACAAATGGAGCGCGCCGGGCTCGTATCGCCCATGGGAAGCAATGGAAACCGCGAAGTGATCGTGCCCGCCAAGGAGAGCGAATGA
- a CDS encoding Crp/Fnr family transcriptional regulator → MSQPTVVSPIALKTFPLFHGLSDEVLAAVARVAMMRRIPRGQTVVNAGDRPDYVYFVLTGSLKVVVSDEDGREVILSILGQGELFGEMGMFDEQPRSASVIAVVASDLVMISKNEFRQIMHDNFEIAWRIMCNLAERLRNADRKIESLALMDVYGRVARLLIEMSEDVDGKTVVVRKISKQDIAKMIGASREMVSRVMKDLGQQGLIEETARGIILRDRLSEV, encoded by the coding sequence ATGAGTCAGCCAACGGTCGTATCCCCCATCGCCCTCAAAACCTTCCCGCTCTTCCACGGCCTGTCGGACGAAGTGCTCGCAGCCGTGGCCCGCGTTGCCATGATGCGTCGCATTCCGCGCGGACAGACCGTCGTCAACGCGGGAGATCGTCCCGACTACGTCTATTTCGTCCTGACCGGTAGCCTGAAGGTCGTCGTCAGTGACGAGGACGGACGCGAGGTCATCCTTTCCATCCTCGGCCAGGGGGAACTCTTCGGCGAGATGGGCATGTTCGACGAGCAGCCTCGCTCGGCCTCGGTCATCGCGGTCGTCGCCTCGGACCTGGTGATGATCTCCAAGAACGAGTTCCGCCAGATCATGCACGACAACTTCGAGATCGCATGGCGCATCATGTGCAATCTCGCGGAGCGTCTGCGCAATGCCGACCGCAAGATCGAGAGCCTGGCCCTGATGGACGTCTACGGGCGCGTGGCGCGCCTGCTGATCGAGATGTCGGAGGACGTCGATGGCAAGACCGTCGTGGTCCGCAAGATCTCCAAGCAGGACATCGCCAAGATGATCGGCGCTTCGCGCGAAATGGTCAGCAGGGTGATGAAAGACCTCGGGCAGCAGGGCCTGATCGAAGAGACTGCGCGCGGAATCATCCTGCGCGACCGCCTCAGCGAGGTCTGA